The DNA segment CACGCGCAACATGCGCGGTCGCGACTGATTTATCACGACCAGGTCACACCTGGCGCACATGGCACGGAATCCCCCGACGGTCCTCTGCTGCCCTTTACATGCGGCTGGTAGCTTCGAATGCCCTGCATGTTTGCAGTCCGGACTGCAGGCCTGCTGCCGAACAACCGGGGGAGAACACTCGTGGCCCGCCGCACTCCGACCATCGCCGCCGCACTCGCCGTCAGTGCGGCCCTGCTACTGACCGCATGTGGAGGCAGCAGCGACGACGCTTCCAAGGACAAGATCAAGGGAGCGGACGAGGGGACCAAGAGCCCGTCCGCTTCGGCGTCCTCCTCGACGGCGAACGGCAGGCCGGATGTCAGCGTGCCGTCGGACCTCCACCTGAACTTCACCTTCGACAAGCCGGCCGACGCGGCAAAGGCAGCGGCGGTGGACGATGCCGAAAACTACATCCGCGCCCTGAAGCACGGCATCGTCAAGCAGAACCCGAACGACCCTGCTTACCAGTTCTATTCCGGCCCGGTCGCCGCTCGCTATGCGAAGTCGCAGATCCAGGCATGGATGAAGGGCGGCTGGACACCCACCGGAACGGACCGGTACTTCGACGCCCAGGCTGATTCGATCGGTAAGTCGAAGTCCGTGCTCGTCACGTTCTGCCGCAACCAGACCAAGTCGTACAGCAAGTCCGTGAAGACAGGAAAGATCAATTACGTAGGTGAGAGCCCGGACAGTTATCAGAAGTACAGCCTTCTGATGGCCCCGTCCAAGGCCGGCTCCAATGTGTGGAAGACCCAGCAGATCGAGGTACAGGGGCGGGTGAAGGAATGCCAAGGATGAGGTCCATCACGACCATACGGCGGGCCTCCCTTGCGGGTGCCGCGATCTGGCTCGTGTGCTCCGTCGGCGTCGCTCACGCTACCGACACCCCGGGGGAGACCACGACTCCGCCCGCCGACAGCTCGCATGGGGGTGCAGGAAACGGAGCTGTGGAGGCCTCAGCCACTCACTCCCAGATCCGGATCACGTACAAACAGGGAGGCGGCGGCAGTGGCAAGAACGGCAACCTCTCCACCATCGACCCGAACTGGAAGCCTCCGGCCTGCTGGTACGAACCTGTATTCACACCTGAGGGTCTCAAGAACTTCGTGAAATCCTCGGGTGGCGACGGAGACGTCGGCATCCATCAGTCCTGGTTCGGAACCGGCCTCTGGACAGATCATTACCGGGACGGGAAGCCCGAAGACAACATGGACGACGCGTGGACCTCCGCGCCAGGCTATAAGAACTACAACCAAGGGAAAAAGGGCTACTTCTGGCGGAGCGTAGCGCCGGACGCATCGGATCCCGACTCCTGGCAGTGCGGCCGCATCATGTTCTGGCAGCCGGCCGGTCAGGTCCCGAAGATTCCACACGCGCCCACGCCGAAGATGCTCGCCGAGTACGCCTACAACAAGGTCAAGGTCCCCGAGACCAAGATCGAGCTGAAGCCGCAGACCAAGTCCACCGTGAACCTGCCCACCTGGGTCTGGCTCGACAAGGGCACGTTCAAGGACGTCGTCGTCCGCGCCGAACTCCCCAACACCGGACTCTGGGCCGAGACGACCGCAAAACCCGTGAGCCTCCACCTCGACCCGGGCACCGACGACGCCGACACCTTCCCCGCCTCCGGCACCTGCGACTTCAACAAGGACGGCTCTATCGGCACGCCGTACAAGGCGGGCGACGCCAGCCAGAACCCGCCCTGCGGCATCAACTACCTCCACGCAACCGACGGAAACCCGTACCAGCTCAAGGCATCCATCACCTGGAAGATCACCTGGAACGGCACCGGCGGCGCAGGTGGCGACCTGCCCGACGGAACCTTTCAGACCACCCAGGACATGAACGTCCAGGAAATCCAGACGATCAACCGCTGACAGCCCTCACCGCGACCTCGCCCCACCAGACTCGCCAGGCCCTTGGCGTAAGCCGTACCTACGCGAAAGTTCATCAGCGTATCGTTTTACTGTTGGCATGTACGCGGTTGTAAACGGGGGTGGGGTGCTGTGTCGGATTTGGCGAAGGATGCTGTGTCGATGGCGAAGGCGGCGTCGGGGCTGCGTGGGGCGCGGCATCACACGGAGAAGCCGTTGCAGGATTTCACGGCGGCGTCGCATGATCTGTCGGCGTTGGGGGCGTTGGGGTCTTTGCTGAAGGCGACGGGTGATATCCGGGAGGGGATGCATACCCTGTCGGGTCTGACGGCGTCGTTGAATGAGGAGTGGGGTCAGGAGGCAAAGCTCCTGGGTGAGGTGTCGGATGCGTTTGATCTCCTCGATGTGCTGCTGAGTGCCGCTGCGCGTGCGAAGAAGGGCTGAGCGCGGTGGTGGATCTGAATCCGCTGCACTGGATCAGTAAGGCCAACCATGCCTTCGGGGACACGATGGCCAGTGGTCTGGAGTTTCTGGGGATCACTGATCCGGCGGTCGATCCTGATGGGGTCCGGGAGATCGCGAAGCACTGGCGGTCTCTGGCCAAGGGTCTGGAGGATGCCGCTCAGGGTGCTGAAGTGGCCATGTCGGGTGTGACGTGGGAGGGCGAGACCGCGAAGGCGTTCTCCAAACGGGCGCGGACGATGCGCAAGCACGCCACGGATATGGCGCATTCCCTGCGTGGTGGTGCGACGGCGCTCGACAAGTTCGCCGATGAGGCGCATGAGTTGATCACCCAGATCGGGGTGATGGTCGCGGAGATCGCCGAGTTCGAGATAGCCGGCCTGGCCCTGTCCGTACTGACGGCGGGGATGTCCGAGGTCGCCTCCACCCTCGTGGCGGGTGAGCGTGCGCTGAAGGTCATCGCGTTGGTCACGCGGATCGAGGAGGAAGGCAGCGCACTGGGCGCCACCGTGCGCACGGTGATGGAGGCCGTCCGTAACGTCGAGCGGGCGCTGAAGGCGCTGAAGGACATCAAGACCGTCGCGAAGGTCGGGAAACTCGCCGGTGAGGGCATGAAGTTCACCGCCTTCACCACCGCGCTCGAAGACCCCGGCGCATTCAAAGACCCCGGGAAACTCGCGAAACTCCTCACCGAGGGCGCTGTCGCCGGGGTCGGTCTCGGCTTCCTCGGCAAAGCCCTCGGGAAGGGCCTCAAAGCCCTGAAGCCGGGTGAGATGGCCGACCTCGCGAAGGCTCTGAACCTCAACGGGTCAGGGTTGTCCCGGCTCAAGCTCCGGCCTTCGGAGTGGGAGAAGCTTCCCGCCTCGATCCGCGGGATGTTCAAGGAATGCAAACTCGACCCGATCGATGTCGCCACCGGCGACATGCTCCTGCCGCAGACCGACGTCACCCTCCCGGGCACGCTCCCTCTCGTCCTGGAGCGAACGCATATCTCGTCCTACCGGTGGGGCGGCTGGTTCGGGCCTTCCTGGGCCTCCACTCTCGACCAGCGTATTCAGGTCGACGAGGAGGGCGTCGTCTACACCGCTCCCGACGGGGCCCGCCTCATCTACCCCCGCCCCGACCCCGAGACCAACACACCCGTCCACCCGGAAACCGGGTCACGCCTCGCCCTGACCTGGGACACCGAAACCGACGGCGGACTGCGCATCACCGACCCCGACACCGGGCTCGCCCACATCTTCCACACCCCCCAGCCCACCGACGACAACCAAGCCATCGACCTGCCTTTGCAGGCCATTGTCGACCGCAACAACCAGCGCATCACCCTCCACTACACCGACAACGGCACCCCAGTCGAGGTCAGCCACACCGGGGGCTACCGCATCGCCCTCGACCACCACCCCACCCAACCCCGCATCACCGCCCTACGCCTGGCCGACCCCAAACACCCCGATGCCCCCGCCACCCTCCTGCTCTCCTACGGCTACAACGACGAAGGCCACCTCACCGACGTCACCAACTCCTCCGGCCTCCCCCTGCGGTTCACCTACGACACCGACGGCCGCATCACCTCCTGGACCGACCGCAACAACACCACCTACGCCTACACCTACGACCAGCACGGCCGGGTCGTCCGCACCCACGGCACCAGCGGCTACCTCTCCGGCACCCTCAGCTACAACGACACCACCCACACCACCACCGTCACCAACTCCCTCGGCCACACCAGCCACTACCAACACAACAACGCCTACCGCCTCATCCAAGAAACCAACCCACTCGGCCACACCACCCACCAACAATGGGACACCGACCACCGCCTCACCGCCATCACCGACCCACTCGGACGCACCACCCGGTACACCTACGACGAACAAGGGCGTACGGCATCGGTCATCCGCCCGGATGGACGAACGGCGACCACCGGCTACAACGTCTTTGGCCGGCCCACGACGGTCACCTCACCCGACGGCGCCTCCTGGGTCCATGAGTACGACGACTCTGGCAATCCCACAGCGATCACGGAGCCGACCGGAGCCACCACGCGCTACACCCATAACAGTGCAGGCCACCTCACGTCGATCACAGACGCGCTCGGCCACACCACCCGCATACGCTCGGACCGAGCCGGACTCCCTGTTGAAATCATCGATCCTCTCAACGCGGCTACCCGGTATGAGCGAGATTCCTTCGGCCGCCCCACCGTCCTCACAAACCCCCTCGGCCATACGACGCGTCTGGAGTGGACACTCGAAGGCAAGCCCCTCCGACACACAGGCGGCGACGGCTCCACGGAGACCTGGACCTACGACGGTGAGGGCAACTGCACCAGCCACACCGGAGCAAAAGGGGAGGTTTCACGTTTCGAGTACACGCACTTCGACCTGCTCGCCGCCCGCACTGGTCCCGACGGTGTGCGTCAGGAATTCAGTCACGACACGGAACTCCGACTTACTAAGGTCACCAACCCGCAGTCCCTGACGTGGGAATACCGTTACGACGCGGTCGGCCGTATCGCGTCCGAGACGGACTTCGACGGCCGCACACTCTCCTACCGCAGCGACGCGGCAGGACAGCTGAGCCACCGCACCAACGGTGTTGGTGAGGCCATCCGCTACGAGCGGAACCCTCTCGGACAGACCACGCTCAAGGACGTCGCAGGTGCCGTCACCACATTCGAGTACAACTGCTCGGATGCTCTCGTCCTGGCAGTCGGCCCCGGCGTCACCGCCTCCTTCACGCGCGGACCCCAGGGACGCCTTGAGAGTGAGACAGTCAATGGCAGGACACTGTCCCTCAAGTACGACGCCCTGGGCCGCCGGACACACCGCACAACGCCGAGCGGTGCGATCAGCGAGTGGATTTACGATGCGGCTGGCCGACGTGCAGGACTGACAGCCTCAGGGCATAGCCTCACTTTTTCCTACGACGCCGCAGGACAGGAAATCTCCCGCGATCTCGGCGCGGCGCTCACGCTGTCTCACTCGTTCGACGAACTGGGCCGTCTCACCAACCAACGGGTGACAAGCGCGGGCCGAGACACCCTCCTGCGCAGCTTCACCTATCGCGCAGACGGCTACCCGACCAGTATCGAAGACCTCCGGTCGGGAACCCGTCGGTTCGATCTCGATATCAACGGACGCGTCACTGCGGTCCACGCGACCAACTGGACAGAAAAATACGCCTACGACGAGGTGGGCAACCAGATCTCGGCGTCCTGGCCTGCCACCTCCTCCGGCGCCGATGCCACAGGCGAGCGCGAATACGCGGGCACACGTATCGCCCGGGCGGGCAATGTGCGATACGAGCACGACGCGCAGGGCCGCATCGTGCTGCGCCAGAAAACGCGCTTGTCGCGCAAGCCTGACACCTGGCGCTATACCTGGGACGCCGAAGACCGCCTGGTATCGGTGGTCACCCCGGACGGTACGGTCTGGCGCTACCTATACGACCCCCTGGGGCGCCGTATCGCCAAGCAACGCATGGCCGCAGACACCGAAACTGTCGTCGAGCAGGTCGACTTCACGTGGGACGGCTCAACCCTCTGCGAACAGACAACATCGATCGCGGAGCTGTCGACCCATGTCACGATGACCTGGGACCACAATAATTTTAAGCCGCTCGCCCAGACCGAACGCATCACATCGGCCTGCCAGGAGGAGGTCGACGAACGCTTCTTCGCGATTGTCACTGACCTCGTCGGCGCCCCGAGCGAACTCATAGACGAAGAAGGCAATACAGCCTGGCACACAAGGACCACCCTCTGGGGCGCCACCAGCTGGAACACTGACGCCAGGGCCTACACTCCGCTCCGATTTCCCGGT comes from the Streptomyces sp. NBC_01471 genome and includes:
- a CDS encoding DUF6531 domain-containing protein, producing the protein MVDLNPLHWISKANHAFGDTMASGLEFLGITDPAVDPDGVREIAKHWRSLAKGLEDAAQGAEVAMSGVTWEGETAKAFSKRARTMRKHATDMAHSLRGGATALDKFADEAHELITQIGVMVAEIAEFEIAGLALSVLTAGMSEVASTLVAGERALKVIALVTRIEEEGSALGATVRTVMEAVRNVERALKALKDIKTVAKVGKLAGEGMKFTAFTTALEDPGAFKDPGKLAKLLTEGAVAGVGLGFLGKALGKGLKALKPGEMADLAKALNLNGSGLSRLKLRPSEWEKLPASIRGMFKECKLDPIDVATGDMLLPQTDVTLPGTLPLVLERTHISSYRWGGWFGPSWASTLDQRIQVDEEGVVYTAPDGARLIYPRPDPETNTPVHPETGSRLALTWDTETDGGLRITDPDTGLAHIFHTPQPTDDNQAIDLPLQAIVDRNNQRITLHYTDNGTPVEVSHTGGYRIALDHHPTQPRITALRLADPKHPDAPATLLLSYGYNDEGHLTDVTNSSGLPLRFTYDTDGRITSWTDRNNTTYAYTYDQHGRVVRTHGTSGYLSGTLSYNDTTHTTTVTNSLGHTSHYQHNNAYRLIQETNPLGHTTHQQWDTDHRLTAITDPLGRTTRYTYDEQGRTASVIRPDGRTATTGYNVFGRPTTVTSPDGASWVHEYDDSGNPTAITEPTGATTRYTHNSAGHLTSITDALGHTTRIRSDRAGLPVEIIDPLNAATRYERDSFGRPTVLTNPLGHTTRLEWTLEGKPLRHTGGDGSTETWTYDGEGNCTSHTGAKGEVSRFEYTHFDLLAARTGPDGVRQEFSHDTELRLTKVTNPQSLTWEYRYDAVGRIASETDFDGRTLSYRSDAAGQLSHRTNGVGEAIRYERNPLGQTTLKDVAGAVTTFEYNCSDALVLAVGPGVTASFTRGPQGRLESETVNGRTLSLKYDALGRRTHRTTPSGAISEWIYDAAGRRAGLTASGHSLTFSYDAAGQEISRDLGAALTLSHSFDELGRLTNQRVTSAGRDTLLRSFTYRADGYPTSIEDLRSGTRRFDLDINGRVTAVHATNWTEKYAYDEVGNQISASWPATSSGADATGEREYAGTRIARAGNVRYEHDAQGRIVLRQKTRLSRKPDTWRYTWDAEDRLVSVVTPDGTVWRYLYDPLGRRIAKQRMAADTETVVEQVDFTWDGSTLCEQTTSIAELSTHVTMTWDHNNFKPLAQTERITSACQEEVDERFFAIVTDLVGAPSELIDEEGNTAWHTRTTLWGATSWNTDARAYTPLRFPGQYYDPETGLHYNYFRHYDPETARYLSVDPLGLTPAPNPTAYVRNPHVWSDPLGLAPCFTEAKSKALRDAGIPEGTKPFDVNEWTEATTPAWQGSKRLLGPDGKPIFYTTEWYETPSGDVVVFQDHWFGHQEPGTPGHQPAHVHVRPYDNDRNGQIPGCEEHYYYDLG